A segment of the Lentimicrobium sp. L6 genome:
CATTATATAATTATTTATTCGCCAAAAAGAATGGTGGAAAAATGATTCTAAGAATTGAAGATACCGACCAAACTCGTTTTGTGGAGGGCGCTGAAGATTACATTAAAGAATCTTTGAAGTGGTGTGGTATCAATTTTGACGAAGGCATTGAAGGTAAAGGAGAATTTGGGCCATACAAGCAATCTGAGCGCAAAGAATTATACATAAAATATGCTCAGGAATTGATTGATAGTGGTTGTGCTTATTATGCTTTTGATACTGCTGAGGAATTGAATTCCCTGAGAGATACTGCCGAAGCTGAGAAAAGTGTCTTCACATATAATGCAGAAACTCGTAAAACTTTAAAAAACTCATTAACTCTATCTGCTGATGAAACTAAAGCTCTTTTAACATCCTCTGAATACGTGATTCGTTTTAAAATGCCAGAAGACGAAGAAGTCACTTTTACTGACGCCATTAGAGGTGATGTTACCGTAAATACTTCTCGCTTAGATGATAAAATCCTATTCAAATCTGACGGAATGCCAACCTATCACCTAGCCAATATTGTAGATGACCATTTGATGGAAATCTCCCATGTTATTAGAGGCGAAGAGTGGCTGCCTTCTGCCCCACTACATGTAATGCTTTACAGAGCTTATAAATGGGAGGAGCCCATTTTTGCGCATCTTCCTATTATCCTTAAACCAGTAGGAAAAGGTAAATTGAGTAAAAGAGATGGCGACAAAATGGGATTCCCCGTATTCCCTATGAGCTGGAAAGACCCAAAAACAGATGAGGTTTTTGCAGGATATAAAGAAAACGGTTTCTTTCCTGATTCTTTCATCAATATGTTAGCTTTATTGGGATGGAATCCAGGAACTGAGCAAGAAATCTTCTCAATGGAAGAATTAATTGCTGCTTTTAGCTTAGAAAGAGTGGGGAAATCGGGCGCAAAATTCGACCCAGACAAAACCAATTGGTTCAATCAGCAATATATGAAAAACCAAGATGAGGCTCAATTACTGGAGGCTCTAAGGCCTATTTTAATAGAAAATGGAGTGACGGCGTATGATGATTCCATGGCTATTGAAGTTATTGGCTTGGTAAAAGAACGCTGTGTATTCGTAAAAGATATTTGGGAGCAAGCTTCTTACTTCTTTCAAACTCCAACTGAATATAATCCAAAGGTTATAAAAAAACGTTGGAAAGAGAATACCCCCAATATTATTACAGATATCAAAGAAATTTTAGAAAATACCGATACTTGGGAAGCTGTTCCTATGCACGATTTAGTTACCAAATATATCGAAGAAAAAGAAATTGGCTTTGGTGCTGTTATGAATGCTCTTCGTTTGGCCATTGTTGGAGACGGCAAAGGACCAGATTTATTTAAAATCATAGAATTAATTGGTAAAGAAGAGGCCATCAAAAGATTGACATTAGCCGTTGAGAATATCAAACGTTAGTCCATTTCTTTTCCTAGCAAAAATATAGAACAGGCTTTGAATTCTTCTGAGCCTGTTTTTTTTTATTGAATAGTTACTAATCAGAATAAAATATCTAATCAAATTTTCCCTGATTGCCCCAACCCTAAAGGGTGTCAGGGAAAATACACAACAGTTTCATGAAACATGATATAGCTACTCCTACTATGGATTGTAAATAAACAGCAGGATTTGATTTTTTTGGCTCCCTTTAGGGAATTGGGGCAAAACAAAAAAATCAACAATTACCTATGTTCTAAAAATTTGTTGATTGCCTGATTAGTTACATTGAATATAATATTTTCTAAAATAGAATGTATTTCAAAGGAATATTATTATCCTGAGTTAAAACTCGGGAACATTCATTTGATTTAAGGTATTGCTCAAAATAATACTAAACTAATATTGCGCGCTATTTTGGAGTGACATTACACTTTTAACAAGGTAGTTCAATCCATTTATTACACTTTTAGCAACATAAATCAATCCTAAAACCACACTTTTAACAAGGTAATTTAAGCCATTTATTACACTTTTGCTAAGGTAAACACAAGCAATAATTACACTTTTAACAACATATACAAAATATAATATTACACTTTTACCAAGATAAATCATACAAAACATTACACTTTTACCAAGATAATTCTGTATGTTTGTAACACTTTTATCAAGATAGAGGAAAATTATGAAAAGGGAACTGTATAAGAAATTAGTAAAATGGAAGGATTCAAAAAACAGAAAACCACTTGTTTTACAGGGCGCTAGACAGGTTGGCAAAACATATTTAGTAGATGATTTTGCAAAACAAGAATATAAAAAATACTTGTATTTAAATTTTGAAAAAGATATAGAATTAGATAGCCTTTTCGAAAGTAGTTTGGACCCTAAAAAACTCATTGACAATATCAGCTTCTATAAAGGGGTGAAAATCGAGGCTAATTCTTTCCTTCTCTTTTTTGATGAGATTCAGGCATCAGAAAAAGCATTAAAATCTTTAAAGTATTTTCAAGAATATGCTCCAGAATACCATATCATTGCAGCAGGTTCTCTTTTAGGGGTAGCTGTTGGGAAAGATAAAAGTTTTCCTGTAGGAAAAGTAACTTTTCTGAGTATGTATCCTATGAGTTTTTCTGAATACTTAAGAGCTTTCGGGGAAGAGGTTTTATGCGATAAATTAGAATCTTTAGTTAAAGTTGAACAATTTCCTGAACCCATCCATAATAAACTTATAAAACACCTAAAGCAATACCTGTTTTTGGGAGGCATGCCAGAAGTATTACAAAACTTCCTCGACCATTCTGACATCACCGCATCTAGAAAAATACAAAACGACATTCTAAAATCTTATGAAAACGATTTTTCCAAGTACACCAATAAATCGCAAGTCATTAAGAATTTAGAAATATGGAATTCTATACCCTACCAATTGGCTAAAGAAAACAAGAAATTCAAGTATAGCGATATAAAGAACAAAGCTAGAGCTGCTCAATATGAACATTCGATAGAATGGCTAAGACAAGCAGGCCTTATCAATATCTCTTATCTTATTAAAACACCAAAACTTCCATTGGCGGGATATACCGACCAGAGCAAGTTTAAAATATTCTTATTGGATACGGGTTTACTCGGCGCCAAACTTCAAATTACTTCTGATACTATTGTAAATCCATCTGCATTATTTAAAGAATATAATGGTGCATTTATTGAGAACTTTGTGGCCATGGAATTACAAGGACATACCGAAGGTAAACTCTTTTACTGGACTAGTCGTGGAGAAGCTGAAGTGGATTTCATTATTCAGAACAAGAAAGAAATATATCCAGTTGAAGTAAAAAGCGGAACTAGCAAAACTCTAAAAAGCTTAAGAAGCTATAGCCAAAAATACAATCCAGGGTTAATATTCAGAGCCTCCCCTCAAAATTTCTATCAAAGAGAAGAGTTTGTAAACCTCCCATTGTATACTATTTCCTCTGTTTATAATTACCTTAATGGAACTAAAACAGAGAAAGAATAACACATTAGCAAAATTCACCCACAATAAATACCTTTGCAAAAAATTACGATAATGACACAAGTGCAGAATAAAGACTTCAAAAGATATACCATAACATCGGCATTACCTTATGCCAATGGCCCTATTCATATTGGACACCTAGCAGGCGTTTATATTCCTGCTGATATTTATGCGCGCTATTTAAGAAGCACTGGCAATGATGTTTTATTCATTGGTGGTTCCGATGAACATGGCGTACCTATTACTATTAAAGCGAAAAAAGAAGGCATCACGCCTCAAGATGTAGTGGACAAATACCATGGCATCATCAAGAAAAGCTTTGAAGACTTAGGAGTATCTTTCGATGTATATTCTCGTACTTCTGCCCCTATTCATCACGAAACGGCCTCCGATTTCTTTAAGAAACTATTTGAGGAAGGTAAATTTATTGAAAAAACTGCTGAGCAATATTACGATCCAGAAGCCAATCAGTTTTTAGCTGATAGATATATCACCGGAACTTGCCCTCACTGTAGTTATGAGAAAGCTTATGGTGATCAGTGTGAAAGCTGTGGAACCAGTTTAAGCGCTACTGATTTAATTAATCCTAAATCTGCTTTAACAGGAAATATTCCAGAACTAAAAGAAACTAAGCATTGGTATCTTCCACTAAATGAGTACGAAGATTGGCTTAGTGAATGGATATTGAAAGGACATAAACAAGACTGGAGACCAACAGTATATGGTCAGGTGAAAAGCTGGATTGATCAAGGTCTACACCCAAGAGCGGTAACTAGAGACTTAGATTGGGGCGTAAAAGTTCCAGTGGAGGGTGCTGATGGGAAAGTACTCTATGTTTGGTTTGATGCACCTATTGGATATATTTCTGCCAGTAGAGAGTGGTCTGAGAAAACAGGTAAAGACTGGAAACCTTATTGGAAAGAAGACGATAGCAAACTGGTTCATTTCATTGGGAAAGACAATATTGTATTCCACTGTATCATTTTTCCTTCTATGCTAAAAGCTGAAGGTTCTTATATTATGCCAGAGAATGTTCCTGCCAATGAATTCTTAAACTTGGAGAATGATAAAATTTCAACTAGTAGAAATTGGGCCGTTTGGTTACACGAATACTTAGAAGATTTTCCTGGCAAACAGGACGTTCTGCGTTATGTATTAACTGCTAATGCTCCTGAAACTAAAGATAATGATTTCACTTGGAAGGATTTTCAAACCAAAAACAATAGTGAGCTTTTAGCCATCTTCGGAAACTTTGTTAATCGTACTTTGGTTCTTACACAAAAGTATTTTAAAGGAGTGGTACCAAGCCAGCATGAACTCACAGAACTCGACGAAGCTACCTTAACAGAAATGACTTCTTTTGCGGATAGAATCGGTGATAAAATACAAGTCTATAAATTCCGTGAAGCCATTCAAGAGTTAATGAATCTGGCTCGTTTAGGAAATAAATACCTGACAGAAACAGAACCTTGGAAAATATTCAAAACTGATCCCGAAAGAGTAGAGACTATCTTAAATATCTCTATCCAAATTAGTGCTGCTCTAGCCATATTATGTGAGCCTTTCCTACCTTTCACTTCTGTTACACTTAGCGATTTATTATTGCTTAAAGAAAAGAGTTGGAATACAGCTAAAAATAAGAATTTAATTACCGCAGGCCTAGAATTACCAAAACCTGATTTCCTTTTTGACAAAATAGAGGATGCTGATGTAGAAGCTCAAGTGCAAAAATTATTAGATACCAAGAAAGCCAATGAAGCAGCTGAAAAAGTGGCAACTCCAGTAAAAGAGAATATCCAATTTGAAGATTTCGCTAAAAT
Coding sequences within it:
- the gltX gene encoding glutamate--tRNA ligase, which encodes MSNIRVRFAPSPTGPLHIGGVRTALYNYLFAKKNGGKMILRIEDTDQTRFVEGAEDYIKESLKWCGINFDEGIEGKGEFGPYKQSERKELYIKYAQELIDSGCAYYAFDTAEELNSLRDTAEAEKSVFTYNAETRKTLKNSLTLSADETKALLTSSEYVIRFKMPEDEEVTFTDAIRGDVTVNTSRLDDKILFKSDGMPTYHLANIVDDHLMEISHVIRGEEWLPSAPLHVMLYRAYKWEEPIFAHLPIILKPVGKGKLSKRDGDKMGFPVFPMSWKDPKTDEVFAGYKENGFFPDSFINMLALLGWNPGTEQEIFSMEELIAAFSLERVGKSGAKFDPDKTNWFNQQYMKNQDEAQLLEALRPILIENGVTAYDDSMAIEVIGLVKERCVFVKDIWEQASYFFQTPTEYNPKVIKKRWKENTPNIITDIKEILENTDTWEAVPMHDLVTKYIEEKEIGFGAVMNALRLAIVGDGKGPDLFKIIELIGKEEAIKRLTLAVENIKR
- a CDS encoding ATP-binding protein, coding for MKRELYKKLVKWKDSKNRKPLVLQGARQVGKTYLVDDFAKQEYKKYLYLNFEKDIELDSLFESSLDPKKLIDNISFYKGVKIEANSFLLFFDEIQASEKALKSLKYFQEYAPEYHIIAAGSLLGVAVGKDKSFPVGKVTFLSMYPMSFSEYLRAFGEEVLCDKLESLVKVEQFPEPIHNKLIKHLKQYLFLGGMPEVLQNFLDHSDITASRKIQNDILKSYENDFSKYTNKSQVIKNLEIWNSIPYQLAKENKKFKYSDIKNKARAAQYEHSIEWLRQAGLINISYLIKTPKLPLAGYTDQSKFKIFLLDTGLLGAKLQITSDTIVNPSALFKEYNGAFIENFVAMELQGHTEGKLFYWTSRGEAEVDFIIQNKKEIYPVEVKSGTSKTLKSLRSYSQKYNPGLIFRASPQNFYQREEFVNLPLYTISSVYNYLNGTKTEKE
- the metG gene encoding methionine--tRNA ligase, which gives rise to MTQVQNKDFKRYTITSALPYANGPIHIGHLAGVYIPADIYARYLRSTGNDVLFIGGSDEHGVPITIKAKKEGITPQDVVDKYHGIIKKSFEDLGVSFDVYSRTSAPIHHETASDFFKKLFEEGKFIEKTAEQYYDPEANQFLADRYITGTCPHCSYEKAYGDQCESCGTSLSATDLINPKSALTGNIPELKETKHWYLPLNEYEDWLSEWILKGHKQDWRPTVYGQVKSWIDQGLHPRAVTRDLDWGVKVPVEGADGKVLYVWFDAPIGYISASREWSEKTGKDWKPYWKEDDSKLVHFIGKDNIVFHCIIFPSMLKAEGSYIMPENVPANEFLNLENDKISTSRNWAVWLHEYLEDFPGKQDVLRYVLTANAPETKDNDFTWKDFQTKNNSELLAIFGNFVNRTLVLTQKYFKGVVPSQHELTELDEATLTEMTSFADRIGDKIQVYKFREAIQELMNLARLGNKYLTETEPWKIFKTDPERVETILNISIQISAALAILCEPFLPFTSVTLSDLLLLKEKSWNTAKNKNLITAGLELPKPDFLFDKIEDADVEAQVQKLLDTKKANEAAEKVATPVKENIQFEDFAKMDIRVGTILEAEKVAKTKKLLKLLVDTGIDKRTVVSGIAEYYKPEDIIGKQVSILVNLAPKKLRGIESQGMILMAEDADGSLQFVAPADHIKPGSEIK